GTTATGATGAGCGAACCGTAGTCTTTCGCAAAGTCGTCGACCGCCTGCATCGAAAGACCGTAAGCGTCGTCTCCGACGGGAAGCCGCCACGAAACGTCATAGCCGCTCTTTTGTAAATACGTGTAGAGGATGGCCGTCGCGCTTACGCCGTCGACATCGCGGTCGCCGAAAATCAATATCTTTTCGCCTTCTTCTTTTGCACTCGTAATACGGTCGACCGCGTCTTCCATATTTGAAAACAAAAAAGGGTTGTGCAAAAAGCGCAGATCGCTTTCTTTAAAATACAGTACGTCGTTCGCCTGCGTAATGCCGCGCCGCACCATAATCGAAGCGGTGAGCGCATCGACGCCGTACAGATCGCACAGCGCTTTTACCGCTTCCCTCGATACCTCTTTTTTACGCCATTCTTTCAAAATCTTTTCCATCCGTTTCGTTTATCAATTTTTTACTGCCGTATCGTTTTTATGATGAGCGGTTTTTTATCGGGAGCCGTGTCGGAGTAGGCGAGGGCGTCTTCAATTTTGCGCTTCGCGCCTGCAAGACACGCTTCGTCTTTTCCGTATATGTCGAGGATGCGATCCCCCTTGTGCACGAAGTCTCCCGTTTTTGCATGTACGATAAAACCCGCGTCGGGGCATACTGCATCGCTCGTTTTATTTCGCCCGACGCCCAAATCGATTCCCGCAAGGCCGACTGAAAGCGCGTCGAGCGTGAGAAAGCCGCTTTCCCCGGCTTCAATCGCCGCGTGATGGGATGACCGCCTCTTTCCGATTTCCGAAAGGAGCTTTGCAGGATTTCCGCCCTGGTCTTCGACGTTTTGTAAAAACTTTTCTCGAGCCGCCCCCGATTCGACTGCATGCTTGCATTGAGAACGCGCATCCTCTTCCGTTTTCGCTTTACCTCCGAGTAAAAGCATTTCACTGCAGAGCGCGTACGTTTCTTCCATGACGTCTTCCGGTCCGCGCCCTTCGAGACACTCGAGCGTCTCTTCGATTTCGAGAAAGTTTCCGACTTTTTTTCCGAGCGGCGTGTCCATGCCGGTGATGAAAGCGGACGCTTTTTTGCCCATGGCGGACGCCGTTTTTACGAGCGAGAGAGCGAGAGGCTCCGCATCGTACATCGATTTCATAAACGCGCCCGAACCGCACTTGACGTCGAAAACGAGCGCGTCGCTTCCTTCGGCAACTTTTTTCGATAAGATGCTCGACGTGATAAGTGCGATCGATTCGACGGTTTCCGTCACATCGCGGAGCGCGTACAAAAGCCTGTCGGCGGGGACGATCTTTTTCGTCTGCCCCGTCATCGCAAAGCCGGTTTTCGCTATAAGTTTTGCAAAGGTTTCAGGAGTGAGGTCGGTTCGATAGCCTTCGATCGATTCAAGCTTGTCGAGCGTACCGCCCGTATAGCCGAGCGCGCGCCCGCTCATCATCGGAACCTGTACGCCGCAGCACGCCGCGATCGGCGCAAGCGGGAGCGAAATCTTGTCTCCGACGCCGCCGGTCGAATGTTTATCGACAAAGGGGCCGGAAAGACGGGCGGCTCTCAAGTCTATGACATCGCCCGAGCGGAGCATGACGTCGGTGAGCATACCCGTCTCTTCGAATGTCATGCCGTTAAAATAGATCGCCATAAGCCACGAAGCGATTTGATAATCGGGAATCATCCCTTCGACATAGCCTGAAACCATAAACGCGATCTCTTCCCGAGTGAGAGCGGTGCTTTGTGCGATCTTTTTCGTTCCGTCTTCGCCGCGGACAAAGGTGCCGCGCTTTTTTGCAATGATATCCGTCGCTTTCATAATATACCCATCCCTGTTGCAAGCGATTGTAATTTTGTGCCGGCCGCCTGTTCCGAAAGAAAAAAAACGAGCCGTTTGAGCTCACCGAGCGCTTCGTCCGACACTTCGAATGCACGCGCTTTATACGGACTTAAACGCGAAACCGCGTCGAGGTAGCGGACGGCTTCGAGTGAAAGCATAAAACGGTTGGCGCTCTTTTCCCGTGCGGCGCACGAGGGGCAAAAAAAACCGTTTTCGGCCGCATTATATACTACCGCATCTCCCGTCAAATTTCCAGTGTTAAAACTGCGAGCGCACGACGCACAGGAGGAAGCGTCGCTTTGAATGCCGAGCAGTTCCATATAGCGCCATAAAAAGCGGACGAGCCCCCGCTCGCACTGACTTCCCTGCGCAATTTCAAGCCCGTCGAAAAATCCCGACGCGAGGCGCCAGCACGATTCGAAAGAGCCTGCGCACTTCGTTTTGATGACGAGTTCCGCCGCGAGAGAAGCCGCGTAGGACTTGTAGAGGTTTTCGCGGAACGAAAGGTGATAGCGCTTTACATCGAAATCCGATATCTTTACGTTGCGTTCGAAATTGTCCGCTTCTTTACAGTAAAAATACGCCGTACCCGCGTTCCAAACGGAAACGAGAGAGCGCAGTTTGCTCTTTGCCCCTCCGTAAAGCGTCGCGTAGACCGTGCCGCGCTCTTTTGTCAAAAAACAAACCGAGCTGTTGAGTTCTCCGAGCGGCTTTACCGAAAAAACGATCGCCTCCGTAACGTAATTTCGCGGCATGGTTCAATAATACTTCGAACAGCACATTTTGTACACTAAGCTACGGAAAATGTTTTTTAAAATCGTATAAGAAATACTATGAGCAATACAGACAGCGTAACTGCGAGGATAAAACGAAGTTTTTCATTTTTGTGATTAATAAATTTCAACCTTGATTGTTCGGGATGAGCTTTAATGTATTCCACTTTTACATTTTCTTTCGGAAGCGGATTGCGTTTTTGTTTAAAGAAAAAACCTTCCGTATCGTTGCCTGAATAAAGGTTGCCGTTGACAGTATACGTATAGTCATATTCATTGATATATGCAAGAAAATTTATTCGACGTATATTAACGGATATGAGCGTTCCGGCCGTTTCATTTACATTTTCATCCTTTGAAAATGCACTTCTTTTATTAAAAAGTCTTGTTGCGAGTACAATTCCGGCTGAAAGCACAATTATTAATACTAACGGTGAAACGAGAATGACGGGCATAGGAAACTCCCATAAAAACTTTTGCAGGAAGTTGCAACTTCCGAAAAAGTTTTTAGCCGTGCGCGAGAGCGCACACATTCAATAGTCGAGTTTGCAAAATACGGTGTATCGTATTTATTCTGTTTTTATCAACACAGTACGTATACACTTCTTCTACAAACATCAGCGCAAACTCGAGATAAGAACGCTGCGATTTCGAGCAATGCGCAGAAATCGCGAGTGTCTCCCATATATAGAAAAACGCTTCAGCGTTTTTCGTCTCCGGACTTTAACGACGGCGATATTTCAGACGTCGCTTTTTATCGTACCTCCTTTTTTTGGGCAGCTCAATAACCCTGTTTCCGCAGGTACTAGTCTATAGGGGTTTACTAAACCGGCGGGTTCTACAATGTCAACATTTCTTTTTGTAATATTTTGAAGATAGTCTTGTATATCCAGTATATCAAAAAGTGATATTTCTTCGGAATTTCTAAAATCTATAAGAAAATCGACATCGCTTTCGCTTGTAAAATCATTTCGTATTGAAGAACCGAATACGGATATTTCTTTAACATTATATTTGGAAATTATATATTCCAAATCTTTGGGCGTTAAATCGATTCCATTGTTCGAAAGTTTTTCAAAAACTGTCATATTTTTTCTCTCTCAATATACTTTGTATTTATCAAAATCGCAAGAGTAATCTGCTTTCAGTGTAAGCTGCTTTCAGTTGGATATTTCGGTTATCAATGTATCATGATATTTAGTACCCGGATATACCGAAAGAATTTTTATTCCTACAAATGTGCCCGCTTTTCCCAAATCATAGGTATCAAGTTTTTGATATGTATCGTCGGCAACTTCCTTATATTCATCCAAATCAAGCTTTTGCCAACCGTTTATATCTTTTGACTGAAGGTTTTTACAATCAAATCTAATTTATGGCATCAGATACATAAATTGCTTTTCCTGAAACATTTTTTGCAGTAACGGGAATATACACACCGTAGCTTATAACACCGCCGCTGTTTGAAGTACCGACATTTTCCAAAATTATCCCATTCGCCCCGATCTTTGCAGCTTGTTTCTTTAATTCCGCTATTGCATAATTCAAATCCCCCTGCTCGGTCCATCCTGAATCGCTGGAAGCCGTCACAATTCCAATGACTTCATATTTTGGCGGCGCTTCCGTATAAATTACGACACATTCAGGATTCGTTGCTGTTCTTTTGGTTCCGGTAATTAATGCGGTTCCGGTTGCACAAGAAAATAAAACCGTAACTGAAAAAATACAAAAAAATAAAACGATAAACATTTTCTTCATTTCTTTTCTCCATTTTCGTGTCGGCTGCGAAAGTTTTTTTTAAACAGTCATGTTTTTTCTTTTTCAATAATACTTTGTATTTATCAAAATCGCAAGATGAGCGTAATTTTTTATATTTTTGTCCGCGCCTATGCACATAATAGTTCTTCGATTTTTCATTAAAAACAGTAATTTTCAATCGACGGGTACGAAAAGCTGTCGGCAAGGATAATCCGTCTAAGAACCGATCGACGTTTGCGCGGATTGCCGCCGCGTGGTATAATCGATTCGGGAGAGAAAGTTCTTATGGGAGGATGATAAAAAGCGCGGCTAAAATATCGCCGTCGCTTTTTATCTCGAGTTTGCGCGGACGTTTGCAGAAGATATATATACATATCACTTTGATGAAAATCGAATGGATACGATACACTATATTTTCGCAAACTCGATTATTGAACGTGTGCGCCGCTGGAAACTTCGCGCTTACGCGCTCGTTGCGAGGCGCGCGCACGACTAAAAACTTTTTCGGAAGTTGCAACTTCCTGCAAAAGTTTTTATGGAGGATGTATGAACGAAATCATCGATGCGATAAAAGCGCGGCGGAGCACAAAGAGTTTTAAAAGCGATGCCGTACCGAAAGAGATCGTCGATCGCGTGATCGAAGCGGGGCTCTATGCCGCGAGCGCGATGGGAAAGCAAATGCCGATCGTCGTCGCCGTGACAAATAAAAAACTCCGCGACAGATTGTCGGAGATGAACCGCAAAGTCGGCGGCTGGAACGAGGGCTTCGATCCGTTTTACGGAGCGCCCGTCGTGCTCATCGTGCTTGCCGATAAAAATTGGCCGAACCGCGTCTACGACGGAAGTCTCGTCATCGGAAATATGATGCTCGCCGCACATGCGCTCAAAATCGGAAGCTGCTGGATTCATCGTGCACGGGAAGAATTCGAAAGCGACGAGGGAAAAGCGATTTTAAAAGAACTCGGTATTGCAGGCGAATTCGAAGGGATCGGTCACTGCGTATTGGGCATACCTGCAGCCGAGCGCGAAATGCCGCCGCGAAGGGCGGGCCGCGTATTTTATGCCGAATAAACCGTACTTCACAAAGGTTCGTAACCTGTATACGATTTTAGACGGTAATAGTGCGATACCTGATAAAAATCGGCTGTTAATAGCGATTTAGCTTAAAAATTGTCTTAATATGTCTATAAAAGTATACGTTTGTAAGAGGGATTTCGCTTGAACGGGACGCTTTATCCGCAGTAACGGGTGCGATACGGTTGCCGGCGGAGTGTGCCGCGAACGACTGCTGCGCGGAATCGCTCAAAATCATGGAAATCAATTTTCAATGGATATTTTCTAACGGGGTAATGAGGCTGTATTGAGTTTTCCATTTCATACGGAGACACGATACCACCGTACCGTACATTGAGCGAAGTTCCCCGCAACAGGATGCGATGTTTTCGTTTATTTTCATAAAAAAGCGCGTAATTTATTACTTTATCGGCGATATATAGATCAGCGACTTCCTTGCCGCGCTATCTCAACAATCGAAGGTGCAGCTATGGAATATACTCATAAACCCGTCGAAGAACTCACCTTTACCGATGACTTTATGTTCGGCACGGTCATGAAAAATCAATTTATATGTAAGGGCGTCATCGAACGGCTCCTGCATATCAAAGTCGGTAAAATCGAATATCCCTCCCTGCAAAAAACGATAGCACCGTTTTACGAAAGCAAGGGTATACGCCTCGACGTCTACGTTTCCGATTCCGATCGCGTTTTCGATATCGAAATACAAACATCGATCCCGCCTTCTCTTCCCAAGCGTACGCGTTATTATCAAAGTCTCATGGATGTCGATAACCTTTTGCGCGGCCAAAGCTATGCCGACCTGAAAGAGAGCTATGTCATCTTTATCTGTACGCAGGATCCCTTCGACAAAGGCCTGCCTGTCTACGAGTTCCGCAACGTATGTACCGCCGACGGCACGCTTTTTCTTGATGACAAATCGTATAAAGTATTTTATAATGTGGGTGCCTACGGTAAAGAAGATGAGCCTGAATTGAGCGCCTTGCTGCAGTATCTTTGCGAGAGGCGGGCGACGAGCGGTTTTACGCAGCGGATTGATGCGCTTGTCGAAAAAGCGAAACGGAACGAAAAGTTCAGGAGCTGGTATATGTCGTTGAATATACGGGAAGATGACTTACGCATGGCAGGTGAAAAGATCGGCTTTGAGCGGGGCGTTGCTGAGGGAATGCGCAAAGGCAGGGAAGACGGTATCGTTGCGGGATCGTATCAGGCAAAGCGAGAGACGGCAAAAATTTTATCGGATATGCGGCTGGACGTTGAAATGATAGCGAAAGCGACCGGTCTCTCGGAAGCGGAAATCGAAAAACTGTAATAGTATTTGCTTTTTAAAAAGCTCGACATCCGACCTTTTAGGTAAAAATTGATTTCCGTGACGGCCAAGCCGTTTTTCTCTCATAGAGAAATCGCGCGCTCTAGCAATTTTTCCCTTTTTCCTGTATACTATTTTCCACTTTAACTATAGAGGCGTTTTGTGTATACACCGGTAAATCCGAAAGCGGACTTTCCCAAGCAGGAAGAAGAGGTTCTGAAGTTTTGGCGGGACAACGATACGTTTAAAAAGTCCCTCGCACAGCGCGAAGGCGCTGAAGAATATGTGTTTTATGACGGGCCTCCGTTTGCGACGGGATTGCCGCATTTCGGGCATTTTATTCCTTCGACGATCAAAGACATTATCCCGCGCTATCAGACGATGAAGGGGAAAAAAGTTGAACGCCGCTTCGGCTGGGACTGTCACGGGCTTCCCGTTGAAAATTTAATCGAAAAAGAACTCGGCATCAATTCTAAGCACGAAATCGAAGCTTACGGCGTCGAAAAATTCAACGATGCATGCCGTGCGAGCGTGCTGCGCTATACGGACGAGTGGCGGAGGATCATCACGCGCATGGGGCGCTGGGTCGATTTCGACAACGATTATAAAACGATGATGCCCGACTACATGGAATCGATTTGGTGGGTCGTAAAAGCGCTGTGGGATAAAAATCTCATCTACGAAGGAAGCTATATCCTGCCGTATTGCCCGCGCTGTGCGACGGTTCTTTCGAATCACGAACTCGCCCTCGGCTATAAGGACGTGCAGGACCCTGCGATTACGGTGCGGTTTAAGGCGACGAAAGCTCCGGATGCCATAGACGATGCGGATTTTGCAAACGGAAACACGTATTTTCTTGCGTGGACGACGACTCCGTGGACGCTTCCGTCGAACGAAGGTCTTGCGATGGGGCCGGATATCGATTACGTTAAAGTGCGCGATACCGCTTCAGGCGATTATTATATCCTTGCGGCGGCGCGCCTCGGTGCATATTATAAAGACGAAAAAGAGTATTCGATCGTCTATACCCGAAAGGGAAGCGATTTTTTAGGCGCGACCTACGAACCGCTTTTTCCGTATTTTAAACATTTCGCGGTAATGGACGACGGATCGGCCGGCGCGTTCAGAATATTCAACGGGGACTTCGTTTCGACCGAAGACGGTACGGGCATCGTTCATACGGCGCCCGGCTTCGGCGAAGACGACAGCAAGCTTTTTCAGGGTACGGGTATTCCCTGTGCCGAACCGATCGACGCCGAATGCCGCTTTACGCATGAAGTGCCCGATTACGAAGGCCGCTTCGTAAAAGACTGCGATAAAGACATCATGTCGCGTTTGAAAGCCGAAGGAAAACTCGTCAAACGGGAAACGATCGTGCACTCCTATCCTCATTGCTGGAGGTGCGCTTCACCGCTCATCTACCGCAGCATCGGAAGCTGGTTCGTAAAAGTTTCCGAAGAGCGCGACGTATTGCTCAAAGCGAATGCCCAAATCAATTGGCGGCCGCCGCACATCAAAGACGGGCGGTTCGGAAAATGGCTTTCGGGCGCGCGCGATTGGGCGATCAGCCGAAACCGCTTTTGGGGCAATCCGATTCCGATTTGGAAGTGCGATTCGTGCAAAGAATCGATCTGTGTCGGAAGCAGGGAAGAGCTCAAAGCGCTTTCGGGCGTCTATCCCGAAGATTTGCACAAACAGTTCGTAGACAAGATTACGATTCCGTGCAAAAGCTGCGGCGGTACAATGAAGCGCATTCCCGAAGTGCTCGACTGCTGGTTCGAATCCGGTTCCATGCCTTATGCGCAAAATCATTATCCCTTTGAAAATAAAGAGTATTTCGAAAAGCATTTTCCGGCGGATTTTATTTCGGAGGGTCTCGACCAAACGCGCGGCTGGTTTTATACGCTCACCGTGCTCGCAGCCGAACTCTTCGATCGCCCCGCATTTAAAAACTGTATCGTAAGCGGTCTCGTGCTCGCTTCGGACGGGCGCAAAATGTCGAAGAGTCTCCGCAATTACACGGATCCCGAAGAAGCGATTTCAAAATTCGGCGCCGACGCGATACGCCTCTTTCTCATGCACTCTCCGGT
This Treponema socranskii subsp. buccale DNA region includes the following protein-coding sequences:
- a CDS encoding nitroreductase, whose amino-acid sequence is MNEIIDAIKARRSTKSFKSDAVPKEIVDRVIEAGLYAASAMGKQMPIVVAVTNKKLRDRLSEMNRKVGGWNEGFDPFYGAPVVLIVLADKNWPNRVYDGSLVIGNMMLAAHALKIGSCWIHRAREEFESDEGKAILKELGIAGEFEGIGHCVLGIPAAEREMPPRRAGRVFYAE
- the recO gene encoding DNA repair protein RecO encodes the protein MPRNYVTEAIVFSVKPLGELNSSVCFLTKERGTVYATLYGGAKSKLRSLVSVWNAGTAYFYCKEADNFERNVKISDFDVKRYHLSFRENLYKSYAASLAAELVIKTKCAGSFESCWRLASGFFDGLEIAQGSQCERGLVRFLWRYMELLGIQSDASSCASCARSFNTGNLTGDAVVYNAAENGFFCPSCAAREKSANRFMLSLEAVRYLDAVSRLSPYKARAFEVSDEALGELKRLVFFLSEQAAGTKLQSLATGMGIL
- a CDS encoding Rpn family recombination-promoting nuclease/putative transposase — translated: MEYTHKPVEELTFTDDFMFGTVMKNQFICKGVIERLLHIKVGKIEYPSLQKTIAPFYESKGIRLDVYVSDSDRVFDIEIQTSIPPSLPKRTRYYQSLMDVDNLLRGQSYADLKESYVIFICTQDPFDKGLPVYEFRNVCTADGTLFLDDKSYKVFYNVGAYGKEDEPELSALLQYLCERRATSGFTQRIDALVEKAKRNEKFRSWYMSLNIREDDLRMAGEKIGFERGVAEGMRKGREDGIVAGSYQAKRETAKILSDMRLDVEMIAKATGLSEAEIEKL
- a CDS encoding thymidine phosphorylase encodes the protein MKATDIIAKKRGTFVRGEDGTKKIAQSTALTREEIAFMVSGYVEGMIPDYQIASWLMAIYFNGMTFEETGMLTDVMLRSGDVIDLRAARLSGPFVDKHSTGGVGDKISLPLAPIAACCGVQVPMMSGRALGYTGGTLDKLESIEGYRTDLTPETFAKLIAKTGFAMTGQTKKIVPADRLLYALRDVTETVESIALITSSILSKKVAEGSDALVFDVKCGSGAFMKSMYDAEPLALSLVKTASAMGKKASAFITGMDTPLGKKVGNFLEIEETLECLEGRGPEDVMEETYALCSEMLLLGGKAKTEEDARSQCKHAVESGAAREKFLQNVEDQGGNPAKLLSEIGKRRSSHHAAIEAGESGFLTLDALSVGLAGIDLGVGRNKTSDAVCPDAGFIVHAKTGDFVHKGDRILDIYGKDEACLAGAKRKIEDALAYSDTAPDKKPLIIKTIRQ
- the ileS gene encoding isoleucine--tRNA ligase; its protein translation is MYTPVNPKADFPKQEEEVLKFWRDNDTFKKSLAQREGAEEYVFYDGPPFATGLPHFGHFIPSTIKDIIPRYQTMKGKKVERRFGWDCHGLPVENLIEKELGINSKHEIEAYGVEKFNDACRASVLRYTDEWRRIITRMGRWVDFDNDYKTMMPDYMESIWWVVKALWDKNLIYEGSYILPYCPRCATVLSNHELALGYKDVQDPAITVRFKATKAPDAIDDADFANGNTYFLAWTTTPWTLPSNEGLAMGPDIDYVKVRDTASGDYYILAAARLGAYYKDEKEYSIVYTRKGSDFLGATYEPLFPYFKHFAVMDDGSAGAFRIFNGDFVSTEDGTGIVHTAPGFGEDDSKLFQGTGIPCAEPIDAECRFTHEVPDYEGRFVKDCDKDIMSRLKAEGKLVKRETIVHSYPHCWRCASPLIYRSIGSWFVKVSEERDVLLKANAQINWRPPHIKDGRFGKWLSGARDWAISRNRFWGNPIPIWKCDSCKESICVGSREELKALSGVYPEDLHKQFVDKITIPCKSCGGTMKRIPEVLDCWFESGSMPYAQNHYPFENKEYFEKHFPADFISEGLDQTRGWFYTLTVLAAELFDRPAFKNCIVSGLVLASDGRKMSKSLRNYTDPEEAISKFGADAIRLFLMHSPVVKADDLRYSDDGVRDILKGIVIPLWNSYSFFVQYANIDGISPDGHEFDEALPQNPLDAWLLSITQKLVKSVSASLDSYDLSGAIDPIVHFIDELNNWYIRRNRRRFWKSENDRDKKEAYAALYIALKTFALAACPFIPFITETIWQNLRTKSDKESVHLEDYPAYGEKLRNEALEFKMEAVQKAVSMGHALRNQFNIKNRQPLESAALVTRDPEEKKVLAEMEDSIREELNVKRIIFHEREDELVEYRAKANFRVLGKEIGPLMKEASAKIASLDHEAIQTILDGSKLTIEVEGKSIDLDGTKVNVERIEKDDLKVLNDGTLTVGLDTKITDELKKEGWVRDLVRGIQNLRKESGFAVTDRIRLSLSGDAELKSAYELFAPFIENETLAVSSSWLASLSGKNVEAEDKLWKVQIEKA
- a CDS encoding nucleotidyltransferase family protein, yielding MTVFEKLSNNGIDLTPKDLEYIISKYNVKEISVFGSSIRNDFTSESDVDFLIDFRNSEEISLFDILDIQDYLQNITKRNVDIVEPAGLVNPYRLVPAETGLLSCPKKGGTIKSDV